A region from the Pseudomonas promysalinigenes genome encodes:
- a CDS encoding L-talarate/galactarate dehydratase, translating to MLTQEQQHLSSDHDRIAYVKVSSVFLPLANPISDAKVLTGRQKPMTEIAILFAEIETEDGHKGIGFSYSKRAGGPGQFAHAKEIAPALIGENPSDIAKLWTKLCWAGASVGRSGLSTQAIGAFDVALWDLKAKRANLSLSRLLGAQRDSVRCYNTSGGFLHTPLDQLLKNTDLSREKGIGGIKLKVGQPDCSIDLHRVSTVREHLGENFPLMVDANQQWDRPTAQRMCRRFEEFNLVWIEEPLDCYDAEGHAALAQQFDTPIATGEMLTSVAEHAEFIKLRGADYLMPDAPRVGGITPYLKVAALAEQAGVMIAPHFAMELHVHLAATYPTEPWVEHFEWLEPLFNERLETRNGRMIVPTRPGLGLSLSEQVKTWTAQIAEVGKRP from the coding sequence ATGCTTACCCAAGAACAACAACATCTTTCCTCCGACCACGATCGCATTGCGTATGTGAAGGTCTCGTCAGTGTTCCTGCCACTGGCGAACCCAATCAGTGACGCCAAGGTACTCACTGGCCGACAAAAGCCAATGACTGAAATCGCGATATTGTTCGCTGAAATCGAAACAGAGGATGGGCACAAAGGTATAGGCTTCAGTTACTCCAAACGGGCAGGTGGACCAGGGCAATTTGCGCACGCCAAGGAGATCGCGCCTGCGCTGATCGGCGAAAATCCAAGTGACATTGCCAAATTGTGGACAAAGTTGTGCTGGGCCGGCGCTTCGGTGGGGCGGAGCGGACTTTCGACCCAGGCTATTGGTGCATTCGATGTAGCCCTGTGGGATCTCAAAGCAAAACGAGCCAATTTGTCGCTCTCTCGCCTGCTTGGTGCTCAACGTGATTCGGTGCGCTGCTACAACACCTCCGGAGGTTTCCTACACACCCCGCTCGACCAACTGTTGAAAAACACTGATCTTTCCCGTGAGAAAGGTATCGGTGGCATTAAGCTGAAGGTAGGCCAACCTGACTGCTCGATTGACCTCCATCGTGTGAGTACCGTTAGGGAACATCTGGGTGAGAACTTCCCCTTGATGGTCGATGCGAACCAACAATGGGACAGACCTACCGCCCAACGGATGTGCCGGCGATTCGAAGAATTCAACCTGGTATGGATCGAAGAGCCACTCGATTGCTATGACGCCGAAGGCCACGCGGCCCTTGCTCAGCAATTCGATACTCCAATCGCGACCGGTGAAATGCTGACCAGCGTGGCTGAGCACGCTGAATTCATCAAATTGCGCGGCGCAGACTACCTCATGCCAGACGCACCTCGTGTAGGCGGTATCACGCCATACCTGAAGGTGGCAGCGTTGGCAGAACAGGCTGGGGTGATGATTGCTCCACACTTTGCGATGGAGCTGCATGTGCATTTGGCGGCGACCTACCCTACAGAGCCATGGGTGGAGCACTTCGAATGGTTGGAACCGCTGTTCAACGAGCGACTGGAAACGCGTAATGGCCGCATGATTGTCCCGACCCGGCCTGGTCTGGGCCTGTCGCTCAGCGAGCAGGTGAAAACATGGACCGCCCAGATCGCAGAGGTTGGCAAACGCCCCTGA
- the glmU gene encoding bifunctional UDP-N-acetylglucosamine diphosphorylase/glucosamine-1-phosphate N-acetyltransferase GlmU, with amino-acid sequence MSLDIVILAAGQGTRMRSALPKVLHPVAGNSMLGHVIHSARQLQPQGIHVVIGHGAEQVRERLAADDLNFVMQDKQLGTGHAVAQALPAITADTVLVLYGDVPLIEVETLQRLLAKVSDKQLGLLTVTLQDPTGYGRIVRNDEGEVTAIVEHKDASEEQKAIKEGNTGILALPAARLADWMGRLSNNNAQGEYYLTDVIAMAVADGLVVATEQPHDPMEVQGANDRRQLSELERHYQLREGRRLMAQGVTLRDPARFDVRGQVTVGRDVLIDINVIFEGKVVIEDDVQIGPNCVIKDSTLRKGAIIKANSHLDGAVMGEGSDAGPFARLRPGSVLDAKAHVGNFVELKNAHLGEGAKAGHLTYLGDAEVGARTNIGAGTITCNYDGANKFKTVMGEDVFIGSNNSLVAPVDIKSGATTAAGSTVTQNVEAGQLAVARARQRNIDGWKRPEKIVKG; translated from the coding sequence ATGTCCCTCGATATCGTTATTCTTGCCGCCGGCCAAGGCACCCGCATGCGCTCGGCGCTGCCCAAGGTGCTGCACCCTGTTGCCGGTAACTCCATGCTCGGCCACGTTATCCACAGTGCGCGCCAGCTCCAGCCTCAAGGCATCCACGTGGTGATCGGCCACGGCGCCGAGCAGGTGCGTGAGCGTTTGGCCGCCGATGACCTGAATTTCGTCATGCAGGACAAACAGCTGGGTACTGGCCATGCTGTTGCTCAAGCGTTGCCGGCGATCACTGCCGACACAGTGCTGGTGCTCTACGGTGACGTGCCGCTTATAGAAGTGGAAACCCTGCAGCGTCTGCTGGCCAAGGTCAGCGATAAGCAGCTAGGCCTGCTCACCGTCACTCTGCAGGACCCCACAGGCTATGGCCGCATCGTGCGCAACGACGAAGGCGAGGTTACCGCTATCGTCGAGCACAAAGATGCCAGTGAAGAGCAGAAGGCGATCAAGGAAGGCAATACCGGTATCCTGGCCCTCCCAGCGGCGCGCCTGGCCGACTGGATGGGCCGGCTGTCGAACAACAACGCCCAGGGCGAGTACTACCTTACTGACGTCATCGCTATGGCTGTGGCCGATGGGCTGGTGGTCGCCACCGAGCAGCCCCACGACCCCATGGAAGTGCAGGGCGCCAATGACCGTCGCCAGTTGTCGGAGCTTGAGCGTCACTATCAACTGCGTGAGGGCCGCCGGCTGATGGCTCAGGGTGTGACCCTGCGCGACCCCGCACGCTTCGATGTCCGTGGCCAGGTCACAGTGGGCCGCGATGTGCTGATCGACATCAACGTTATTTTTGAGGGCAAGGTTGTCATCGAAGACGACGTACAGATCGGCCCGAACTGCGTGATCAAGGACAGCACCCTGCGCAAGGGCGCGATCATCAAGGCCAACTCTCATCTGGACGGTGCGGTGATGGGCGAGGGTAGCGATGCCGGCCCGTTCGCCCGCCTGCGCCCGGGTAGCGTACTGGATGCCAAAGCCCATGTGGGTAACTTCGTCGAATTGAAAAATGCCCATCTCGGTGAGGGCGCCAAAGCTGGGCACCTGACCTACCTGGGCGACGCCGAGGTGGGGGCACGTACCAATATCGGCGCAGGCACTATCACCTGCAACTACGATGGCGCCAACAAGTTCAAGACCGTGATGGGCGAGGACGTATTCATCGGCTCCAACAACTCGCTGGTCGCGCCTGTGGATATCAAGAGTGGTGCGACGACCGCCGCCGGTTCGACTGTTACTCAGAACGTCGAAGCAGGCCAGTTGGCCGTCGCTCGCGCCCGCCAACGCAATATCGATGGCTGGAAACGTCCCGAGAAGATCGTGAAGGGCTGA
- a CDS encoding LacI family DNA-binding transcriptional regulator has protein sequence MVSKSGESLGGQRGGGSKKSLSPTLIDVAKVAGVSPITVSRALHRPEVVSKAAREKVLTAVRQVGYVSNMLAGSLASNKSRLVAILLPTIANSIFADTVQALMDSLTSAGYQTLLGLTGYSAEQEEKLIGALLGRRPDGIVLTGTLHTEASRQRLAQSGIPVVESWDLSENPLDMQVGFSHEAVGEAIARHLMGKGYQRYGVVSLGDPRGLRRCNSLVAELARHGCSNVPTVIMPPPATLEVGRAGLCQLLDEGHHPQVIVCSSDTVAQGVLAEAASRNLRVPEDLAIMGFGDLSSAAQVHPPLSTVRVDGKFIGEQIAKALLDRFRYPASSHEPIRVDTGFRLIDRQST, from the coding sequence ATGGTAAGCAAATCAGGGGAGTCTCTCGGCGGTCAGCGTGGGGGAGGTTCGAAAAAATCACTCAGCCCAACCTTAATCGATGTCGCCAAAGTCGCCGGCGTATCTCCCATCACTGTGTCTCGGGCACTGCATCGTCCTGAGGTAGTGAGCAAGGCTGCACGAGAGAAGGTTTTGACTGCTGTACGCCAAGTCGGGTACGTCTCGAACATGCTTGCCGGCAGCTTGGCGAGCAACAAGAGCCGCCTGGTTGCGATCCTGCTTCCAACTATTGCCAACTCGATCTTTGCCGACACAGTCCAAGCACTCATGGACTCGCTCACATCCGCTGGCTACCAAACACTTCTCGGACTCACTGGCTATTCCGCTGAGCAGGAAGAAAAGCTGATCGGCGCGTTGCTTGGCCGTCGTCCGGACGGGATCGTGCTCACTGGCACCCTGCATACCGAAGCCAGTCGTCAGCGGTTAGCTCAATCAGGTATTCCAGTAGTTGAGTCTTGGGATCTTAGTGAGAACCCACTGGACATGCAGGTAGGCTTCTCTCATGAAGCCGTTGGTGAGGCAATTGCACGCCACCTCATGGGCAAAGGGTATCAGCGTTATGGCGTCGTAAGCCTTGGCGACCCACGTGGTCTACGCCGCTGCAATAGCTTGGTCGCCGAGCTGGCACGTCACGGCTGCAGCAATGTGCCAACGGTAATCATGCCCCCGCCTGCTACGTTGGAGGTTGGCCGTGCAGGGCTGTGCCAACTCCTGGACGAAGGACACCATCCTCAAGTCATAGTTTGCAGCTCCGACACGGTCGCGCAGGGGGTACTGGCAGAGGCAGCTAGTCGAAACCTACGAGTTCCTGAAGATCTCGCAATCATGGGCTTCGGCGACTTGAGCAGCGCGGCTCAAGTGCATCCCCCCCTTTCTACGGTGCGCGTCGATGGCAAGTTTATCGGCGAGCAGATTGCCAAGGCCCTGCTAGACAGATTCCGCTATCCGGCAAGCAGTCACGAGCCGATTAGGGTCGACACAGGATTCCGCTTAATCGACCGTCAGAGCACCTGA
- a CDS encoding F0F1 ATP synthase subunit epsilon: MAMTVHCDIVSAEGEIFSGLVEMVVAHGNLGDLGIAPGHAPLITNLKPGPITLTKQGGDREVFYISGGFLEVQPNMVKVLADTVQRAADLDEAQAQEALKAAENALNAKSSDFDYGAAAARLAEAAAQLRTVQQLRKGK; encoded by the coding sequence ATGGCTATGACAGTCCATTGCGATATCGTCAGCGCGGAAGGAGAAATCTTCTCCGGCCTGGTCGAGATGGTAGTAGCGCACGGCAACCTGGGCGATCTTGGTATCGCTCCAGGCCACGCCCCGCTGATCACCAATCTCAAGCCTGGTCCGATCACGCTGACCAAGCAAGGTGGCGATCGTGAGGTGTTTTACATCTCCGGTGGCTTCCTCGAAGTGCAGCCAAACATGGTCAAGGTTCTTGCCGACACCGTGCAGCGCGCTGCCGACCTGGACGAAGCTCAGGCTCAGGAAGCCCTCAAGGCTGCTGAGAACGCCCTGAACGCGAAAAGCTCGGACTTCGACTACGGTGCTGCCGCCGCACGCCTGGCCGAGGCTGCAGCTCAACTGCGAACCGTCCAGCAATTGCGCAAAGGCAAGTAA
- a CDS encoding MFS transporter, producing MITPSSEVARTNVRYLILAMIFIVTVFNYVDRATLSIAAPAMRADLGFDAVTMGIAFSAFGWAYTAMQLPGGVILDRFGSRLVLGLSLIIWSSFTFLQGYVDLFSSAFLALFVLRFMMGVAESPAFPANNRLTVMWFPRHERGLATAIFQSAQYFALAAFTPLMVLLLNSFGWQHVFFWTGGAGILIGLAWFKFVHEPRRDKRVNQAELDYIESGGGLPDMGDIKTPFSWARLRDIAANRMMAGIYLGQFCLTSITWFFLTWFPTYLIEAKGMTLLKVGLVAAIPPVAGCLGGMIGGVWSDWMLKKGFSLTAARKTPIICGLLLSSSIVVANYTQSVPLVILVMSIAFFAKGVGNLGWCIVGDISPKRAMGTSGAMFNFCGNIASIVTPIAIGLLVKQGSFDAALVYVAAMGLLGAFAYLVIVGPLTRLEVDGLEDPVSSSDSNQPTVSQPLR from the coding sequence GTGATCACTCCATCCTCAGAGGTGGCTAGGACAAATGTCCGCTACCTAATCCTGGCGATGATCTTCATCGTCACCGTATTCAATTATGTTGACCGCGCCACCCTGTCGATTGCCGCACCGGCAATGCGGGCTGACCTCGGCTTTGACGCCGTGACTATGGGCATCGCTTTCTCGGCATTTGGCTGGGCATATACTGCGATGCAGCTGCCCGGTGGTGTAATTCTTGACCGATTCGGGTCGCGTCTGGTGCTGGGCCTGAGCCTCATCATCTGGTCGAGCTTTACCTTTTTGCAGGGCTACGTCGACTTGTTCAGCTCGGCGTTTCTCGCGCTGTTCGTGCTTCGCTTCATGATGGGCGTGGCCGAGTCGCCGGCCTTCCCGGCCAACAATCGACTGACCGTAATGTGGTTCCCACGGCATGAGCGAGGTCTGGCCACGGCGATCTTCCAGTCGGCGCAATACTTCGCCTTGGCAGCGTTTACGCCGCTGATGGTGCTGCTGCTCAATAGCTTCGGCTGGCAACACGTGTTCTTCTGGACTGGCGGTGCCGGCATCCTAATTGGCCTGGCTTGGTTCAAATTTGTCCATGAGCCTCGCCGCGACAAACGCGTCAACCAGGCCGAACTGGACTACATCGAAAGCGGTGGCGGCCTGCCTGATATGGGTGATATCAAAACCCCCTTCAGCTGGGCGCGACTGCGTGATATTGCGGCCAACCGCATGATGGCCGGCATCTACCTGGGCCAGTTCTGCCTGACATCGATCACTTGGTTCTTCCTGACCTGGTTCCCCACCTACCTGATCGAAGCCAAGGGCATGACCCTCCTCAAGGTCGGACTAGTGGCAGCGATCCCACCTGTGGCTGGCTGCCTGGGCGGGATGATCGGTGGAGTATGGTCGGATTGGATGTTGAAGAAAGGTTTCAGCCTGACGGCTGCGCGCAAGACCCCAATCATCTGTGGCCTTCTACTGTCGAGCAGCATTGTAGTGGCCAATTACACCCAGTCGGTACCGCTCGTAATCTTGGTGATGTCCATAGCTTTCTTCGCAAAAGGCGTCGGCAACCTCGGATGGTGCATCGTCGGCGACATATCGCCCAAACGCGCCATGGGCACAAGCGGGGCGATGTTCAACTTCTGCGGCAACATCGCCAGCATCGTCACCCCCATCGCTATCGGCCTGTTGGTCAAGCAAGGCTCGTTTGATGCCGCGCTGGTCTACGTCGCTGCAATGGGCCTGCTAGGCGCCTTTGCCTACCTAGTCATCGTCGGGCCACTAACGCGTTTGGAGGTCGATGGCCTGGAAGACCCGGTTAGCTCATCCGACTCCAACCAACCTACCGTCTCTCAGCCTTTGCGTTGA
- a CDS encoding AAA family ATPase — protein MLRDTKLKFHPGLKVLVGPNNVGKSAVGDALRTLLAGHE, from the coding sequence ATGCTGCGTGACACAAAACTGAAATTTCACCCCGGGTTGAAAGTTCTGGTCGGGCCCAACAACGTAGGAAAAAGCGCCGTTGGCGATGCGCTGCGAACGCTTCTGGCCGGGCATGAATAG
- a CDS encoding DeoR/GlpR family DNA-binding transcription regulator has translation MSKRNTPQRRHNILALLNEQGEVSVDALARRFETSEVTIRKDLAALEANGLLLRRYGGAVPVPQEMLVETAQPVSAYKKAIARAAVARIREHARIIIDSGSTTAAMIPELGRQPGLVVMTNSLNVARAISELEHEPVLLMTGGTWDPHSESFQGQVAEQVLRSYDFDQLFIGADGIDLQRGTTTFNELLGLSRVMAEVAREVIVMVESDKVGRKIPNLELPWGSVHTLITDERLPAAAREQIQARGINLICAAISQEQ, from the coding sequence ATGTCGAAACGTAACACTCCTCAGCGTCGTCACAATATCCTTGCCTTGCTCAACGAACAGGGTGAGGTGAGTGTGGATGCTCTGGCACGGCGATTCGAAACTTCTGAAGTGACCATCCGCAAGGACCTCGCGGCCTTGGAGGCCAATGGCCTGCTGCTTCGCCGTTACGGTGGAGCCGTTCCCGTACCCCAGGAGATGCTCGTGGAAACCGCCCAACCGGTGTCGGCTTACAAAAAAGCCATCGCCCGCGCAGCGGTCGCCCGAATTCGCGAACACGCCCGCATCATCATCGACAGCGGTAGCACCACCGCCGCCATGATTCCTGAACTGGGACGTCAACCCGGCTTGGTGGTGATGACCAACTCGTTGAACGTCGCCCGCGCCATCAGCGAACTGGAGCACGAACCGGTGCTGCTGATGACCGGCGGCACCTGGGACCCGCATTCAGAATCATTTCAAGGCCAGGTCGCAGAGCAGGTGCTGCGCTCCTACGATTTCGACCAGCTGTTCATTGGTGCCGATGGCATCGACCTGCAGCGAGGTACCACCACGTTCAACGAGCTGCTCGGCTTGAGCCGAGTGATGGCGGAAGTTGCCCGTGAAGTGATCGTGATGGTCGAGTCCGATAAGGTCGGGCGCAAAATCCCCAACCTCGAGCTGCCCTGGGGCAGCGTGCATACCCTTATTACAGACGAACGCCTGCCCGCAGCGGCACGTGAACAAATTCAAGCTCGCGGCATCAACCTGATCTGCGCCGCGATCAGCCAGGAGCAATAA
- a CDS encoding methyl-accepting chemotaxis protein — MAPRAALFFSLIVGLVVVLGVFAVAQMSNLRDIEKDVELNWMASIRQTSVMNASMLRLRLETQRAIADPRSLQKTLESFPEYRKEMSDAVANYEPLIASDQERTLFSAVKTSAQAYQQQLDQLVPLMSAGNIAEAVNLVATSIRPLTSTMEDQIDQLTDFNDKGAAQAGQTAANLYSTGRWLVIGIIVGVVLLTMGLALLLTRSIVSPISDALSVAERIANSDLSKDVKVTGADEAGRLLKALAQMQENLRNTIVQISDSSTQLASASEEMTAVTEASSRGLVAQNDEVNQAATAVTEMSAAVDEVARNAESASQDSKRTQGFTQSGQERVAQTLKSIQRLSGNVEQTSEQIQGLSDRAQDISKVVEVIRGIAEQTNLLALNAAIEAARAGEQGRGFAVVADEVRALAHRTQLSTQEIEQMIATIQADSEQAVQAMNTSRDLATQSLSIAQEASSSLDEIASAITQINERNLQIATASEEQSHVAREVDQNLLRIRDLASQSAAGASQTASASSEMSQLAINLNQLVTRFVV, encoded by the coding sequence TTGGCGCCGCGAGCAGCGCTGTTCTTCTCCTTGATCGTGGGGCTCGTTGTTGTGCTTGGGGTGTTCGCAGTCGCCCAAATGAGCAACCTGCGGGACATCGAAAAAGACGTCGAGCTCAACTGGATGGCCAGTATTCGCCAAACCTCGGTGATGAACGCCTCGATGCTGCGTCTGCGCTTGGAAACTCAGCGCGCCATCGCAGACCCCCGTAGCCTTCAAAAAACCCTGGAAAGCTTCCCTGAGTACCGCAAGGAAATGTCGGACGCCGTAGCCAACTACGAGCCGCTGATTGCCAGCGATCAGGAGCGCACCCTATTTTCTGCGGTCAAAACCAGCGCGCAGGCCTATCAGCAGCAGCTCGATCAGCTGGTGCCCTTGATGAGCGCGGGCAACATCGCTGAGGCCGTCAATCTGGTAGCCACTAGCATTCGTCCGCTGACCAGCACCATGGAAGACCAGATCGATCAACTTACCGATTTCAACGACAAAGGGGCCGCACAAGCGGGCCAGACCGCAGCCAACCTCTACTCCACAGGTCGCTGGCTGGTGATCGGGATCATTGTCGGGGTGGTGCTGCTGACCATGGGCCTAGCACTGCTGCTGACCCGAAGCATCGTCTCCCCCATCAGCGATGCGTTGTCCGTGGCTGAGCGCATCGCCAACAGTGACCTGTCCAAGGACGTGAAGGTCACTGGGGCCGATGAAGCAGGCCGGCTGCTCAAGGCGTTGGCGCAGATGCAAGAGAACTTGCGCAATACCATTGTGCAGATCTCGGACTCATCCACTCAGTTGGCCTCGGCCTCCGAGGAAATGACAGCGGTGACGGAGGCTTCCAGCCGTGGCCTGGTCGCTCAGAATGACGAGGTCAACCAGGCGGCGACGGCTGTGACCGAAATGAGCGCAGCCGTGGATGAAGTCGCTCGTAATGCAGAATCCGCCTCGCAAGACTCCAAACGTACCCAAGGCTTCACCCAAAGTGGTCAGGAGCGGGTGGCGCAGACCTTGAAGTCGATTCAACGGCTCAGCGGCAACGTGGAGCAGACCAGCGAGCAAATCCAAGGCCTGTCGGATCGCGCGCAAGATATCTCCAAAGTCGTCGAGGTGATCCGCGGCATCGCCGAGCAAACCAACCTGCTGGCTCTGAATGCGGCAATCGAGGCGGCTCGCGCAGGTGAACAGGGCCGAGGTTTTGCCGTGGTCGCAGACGAAGTCAGGGCGCTGGCACACCGCACCCAGTTGTCGACCCAAGAGATCGAACAGATGATCGCAACCATTCAGGCCGACTCCGAGCAGGCGGTTCAGGCGATGAATACCAGCCGTGACCTGGCCACCCAGTCCCTGAGTATCGCCCAGGAGGCGAGCAGCTCATTGGATGAAATCGCCAGTGCGATCACGCAGATCAACGAACGTAACCTGCAAATCGCCACAGCCTCCGAGGAGCAGTCCCACGTAGCGCGTGAAGTGGACCAGAACCTTCTGCGCATTCGCGACCTGGCTTCGCAAAGCGCAGCCGGTGCGAGCCAGACGGCGAGCGCCAGCAGTGAGATGTCGCAATTGGCCATCAATTTGAATCAGCTGGTAACGCGGTTCGTGGTCTGA
- the glmS gene encoding glutamine--fructose-6-phosphate transaminase (isomerizing) translates to MCGIVGAVAERNITAILIEGLKRLEYRGYDSAGLAVYTQQGELQRRRRIGKVAELEAAVAAEPLNGQLGIAHTRWATHGAPTEGNAHPHFSNSEVAVVHNGIIENHEELREELKALGYVFSSQTDTEVIVHLIHHTLKSNPDIAEALKAAVKRLHGAYGLALISIKQPDRLVAARSGSPLVIGLGHGENFLASDQLALRQVTDRFMYLEEGDIAEIRRDQVKIWDQSGLPVQRETVQYHEGAEAADKGAYRHFMLKEIHEQPAVVQRTLEGRLGKDHVMVQAFGPQAEQLFAKVRNVQIVACGTSYHAGMVARYWLESLAGIPCQVEVASEFRYRKVVVQPDTLFVSISQSGETADTLAALRNAKELGFLGSLAICNVGISSLVRESDLTLLTLAGPEIGVASTKAFTTQLVSLMLLTLALGQVRGTLEAGVEAGLVEELRRLPARLGEALAMDSTVEKTAELFADKHHTLFLGRGAQYPVAMEGALKLKEISYIHAEAYPAGELKHGPLALVDNDMPVVTVAPNNELLEKLKSNLQEVRARGGELVVFADENAGMSNGEGTHVIKVPHIVDELAPILYTIPLQLLSYYVAVLKGTDVDQPRNLAKSVTVE, encoded by the coding sequence ATGTGTGGAATCGTTGGTGCCGTAGCCGAGCGTAACATCACAGCCATTCTCATCGAAGGCCTCAAGCGTCTTGAGTACCGCGGGTACGACAGTGCCGGCCTGGCCGTGTATACCCAGCAGGGCGAGCTGCAGCGCCGCCGCCGCATCGGCAAAGTCGCTGAATTGGAAGCCGCGGTAGCTGCCGAGCCGCTCAATGGCCAGCTGGGTATCGCCCACACCCGCTGGGCTACTCATGGCGCACCGACCGAGGGTAATGCTCACCCGCATTTCTCCAACAGTGAAGTGGCGGTTGTCCATAACGGCATCATCGAAAATCACGAAGAGCTACGCGAAGAGCTCAAAGCGCTGGGCTATGTGTTCAGCTCGCAGACCGATACCGAAGTCATCGTTCACCTGATCCACCACACGCTCAAGAGCAACCCGGACATCGCCGAGGCCCTCAAAGCTGCGGTCAAGCGCCTGCATGGCGCCTACGGCCTGGCCCTGATCAGCATCAAGCAGCCTGATCGCCTGGTGGCCGCACGCAGTGGCAGCCCGCTGGTGATCGGCCTAGGCCATGGGGAAAACTTCCTCGCGTCCGACCAATTGGCCCTGCGCCAGGTCACCGACCGCTTCATGTATCTGGAGGAGGGCGATATCGCCGAGATCCGCCGCGACCAGGTGAAGATCTGGGACCAGAGCGGCTTGCCGGTACAACGTGAGACCGTGCAGTACCACGAAGGCGCCGAAGCCGCCGACAAGGGCGCATACCGCCACTTCATGCTCAAAGAAATCCACGAGCAGCCAGCCGTGGTGCAGCGCACGCTCGAAGGCCGCCTGGGCAAGGACCACGTGATGGTTCAGGCTTTCGGCCCGCAGGCCGAGCAGCTGTTCGCCAAGGTTCGCAACGTGCAGATCGTCGCCTGTGGTACCAGCTACCATGCAGGCATGGTTGCTCGTTACTGGCTCGAAAGCCTGGCCGGTATCCCATGCCAAGTTGAAGTGGCTAGCGAGTTCCGCTACCGCAAGGTGGTGGTGCAGCCTGATACCCTGTTCGTCTCCATCTCCCAGTCCGGCGAAACCGCCGACACCCTGGCCGCCCTGCGCAATGCCAAGGAACTGGGTTTCCTCGGTAGCCTGGCGATCTGCAACGTGGGTATCAGCTCGCTGGTTCGCGAGTCGGACCTCACCCTGCTGACCCTGGCCGGCCCGGAAATCGGCGTGGCATCGACCAAGGCATTCACCACTCAGCTGGTCTCGCTGATGCTGCTGACCCTGGCCCTGGGCCAAGTGCGTGGCACCCTCGAAGCTGGCGTAGAAGCTGGGCTGGTGGAAGAACTCCGCCGCCTGCCTGCGCGCCTGGGCGAAGCCTTGGCCATGGACAGCACCGTAGAGAAAACCGCCGAGCTGTTCGCCGACAAGCACCACACCCTGTTCCTCGGCCGTGGCGCGCAATACCCGGTGGCCATGGAAGGTGCGCTGAAGCTCAAGGAAATCTCTTACATCCATGCTGAAGCCTACCCAGCAGGCGAGCTCAAGCACGGCCCGCTGGCGCTTGTGGATAACGACATGCCAGTGGTCACTGTGGCGCCGAACAACGAGCTGCTGGAAAAGTTAAAGTCCAACCTGCAGGAAGTGCGTGCCCGTGGTGGCGAGTTGGTGGTGTTCGCGGATGAGAACGCCGGTATGAGTAATGGCGAAGGCACCCATGTGATCAAAGTGCCGCACATCGTCGATGAACTGGCGCCGATTCTTTATACCATTCCGCTGCAGTTGCTCTCGTACTATGTTGCGGTGCTTAAAGGGACCGATGTTGACCAGCCGCGTAACTTGGCGAAGTCGGTGACGGTGGAGTAG
- a CDS encoding glutathione S-transferase family protein has translation MLKILGKASSINVRKVVWTCAELQIPFERQDWGSGFRNTDTPEFTALNPNAMVPVIDDEGFVMWESNTIIRYLANRENAIHLYPAEAKPRARVDQWMDWQASDFNKSWGYAFMSLVRKSVTHQDPEALALGCREWTRHMAILDRQLDKTGAYVSGCEFSLADIPIGLSVNRWFETPLTHPDFPAVSAYYERLSERTGFRLHGRNGTP, from the coding sequence ATGCTAAAAATTCTGGGCAAGGCTTCTTCGATCAATGTTCGCAAGGTGGTTTGGACATGTGCCGAGTTGCAGATTCCCTTCGAGCGACAGGACTGGGGCTCTGGCTTCAGGAACACCGATACACCCGAATTCACTGCGCTGAACCCCAACGCAATGGTGCCGGTAATCGACGACGAGGGGTTCGTAATGTGGGAGTCCAACACGATCATTCGATACTTGGCGAACCGGGAAAATGCCATTCATCTTTATCCGGCAGAGGCGAAACCCAGAGCCCGGGTGGACCAGTGGATGGATTGGCAGGCTAGCGACTTCAATAAGTCTTGGGGCTATGCCTTCATGTCGCTAGTCAGAAAAAGTGTTACCCATCAGGACCCAGAAGCTCTGGCGCTAGGGTGTCGTGAATGGACTAGGCACATGGCGATTCTGGACAGACAGCTCGACAAAACGGGGGCGTACGTCAGTGGTTGCGAGTTCTCCCTGGCGGATATCCCGATCGGCCTTTCGGTGAACCGCTGGTTCGAAACGCCGCTGACCCACCCGGACTTTCCTGCGGTTAGTGCCTATTACGAGCGCCTGAGTGAGCGTACCGGCTTCCGGCTGCATGGCCGCAACGGCACGCCGTGA